The Thermoflavifilum sp. genome contains a region encoding:
- a CDS encoding metal-dependent transcriptional regulator, protein MQLTTAEENYIKAIYKLENEHAKATTNALAALLQTSPAAVTDMANKLQKKKLISYEKYYGLKLTPSGKKHAVHIIRRHRLWECFLVEKLGFGWDEVHHLAEELEHIRDERLTERLAHFLQYPAFDPHGDPIPDATGSIKTTQHIPLSRAPIRQPLKVAGVADQSASLLRFLQQKGIMLGTRLRILQVHEYDGSMEIKLMKHSPFTLSHLVANNIYVQLYGKD, encoded by the coding sequence AGCCATCTACAAGCTGGAAAATGAGCATGCAAAAGCCACTACCAACGCTCTGGCGGCCCTTCTGCAGACCAGCCCGGCCGCTGTAACGGATATGGCTAACAAGCTGCAGAAGAAAAAACTGATTTCGTATGAAAAATATTACGGGTTGAAACTCACACCCAGCGGGAAAAAGCATGCGGTGCATATCATTCGCAGGCACCGACTCTGGGAATGCTTTCTGGTAGAGAAGTTAGGATTTGGCTGGGATGAGGTGCATCATCTGGCCGAAGAGCTGGAACACATCAGGGATGAACGCCTCACCGAGCGATTGGCTCATTTTCTGCAATATCCGGCCTTTGATCCGCATGGCGACCCTATTCCGGATGCCACTGGAAGCATAAAGACGACACAACACATACCTTTAAGTCGTGCGCCTATTCGACAGCCGTTGAAGGTCGCCGGTGTGGCCGACCAGTCGGCCTCTCTGCTCCGATTTCTTCAGCAAAAAGGTATTATGCTGGGTACACGACTCAGGATACTGCAAGTTCATGAATATGATGGTTCCATGGAAATAAAGCTCATGAAACATTCGCCCTTTACCCTGAGCCATCTGGTAGCCAATAACATTTATGTCCAGCTCTATGGAAAAGACTGA
- a CDS encoding sugar phosphate nucleotidyltransferase → MSKPTLLILAAGIASRYGSMKQIQQFGPGGETIMEYSIYDAIRAGFGKVVFIIRRDFEDAFKNIFEPRLKDRIPTAYVYQEMDAFLPAGFQLQVQRAKPWGTAHAVLCARDAIHEPFAVINADDYYGREAFEKMAAFLQEECAPNRFAVLGYQLGNTLSDYGSVSRGVCEVDAQGNLKRIQERTKVYRQDGQIVYEEQGQTFPLPAHTPVSMNFWGFDPAFFSIAEPLFHQFVHEHALDPKAEFLIPAVVDHFIQQGKGTVKVIPTNSPWFGVTYKEDAPLVIAGFKKLVDEGVYPSMLWKK, encoded by the coding sequence ATGTCGAAGCCAACTTTATTGATATTAGCTGCGGGCATCGCCAGCCGCTATGGAAGCATGAAGCAAATTCAGCAATTCGGACCCGGTGGCGAAACCATCATGGAATATTCTATTTATGATGCCATTCGAGCCGGATTCGGTAAAGTGGTATTCATCATCCGCAGGGATTTTGAAGATGCATTTAAAAATATTTTTGAACCCAGATTAAAAGACCGTATTCCCACCGCATACGTATATCAGGAAATGGATGCTTTTCTGCCGGCTGGTTTTCAACTTCAAGTACAACGGGCAAAACCCTGGGGTACGGCTCATGCGGTGTTATGTGCCAGAGATGCCATACATGAACCTTTTGCAGTCATCAATGCCGACGATTATTATGGTCGGGAAGCATTTGAGAAGATGGCAGCATTTTTACAAGAAGAATGTGCGCCCAATCGGTTTGCCGTGCTGGGTTATCAGCTGGGAAATACACTCTCGGATTATGGGTCTGTTTCACGCGGCGTGTGCGAGGTGGATGCTCAGGGCAATTTGAAACGTATTCAGGAACGCACCAAAGTGTATCGACAGGATGGACAGATTGTGTATGAAGAACAGGGACAAACTTTCCCTCTGCCCGCTCATACGCCTGTATCGATGAATTTCTGGGGATTTGATCCGGCTTTTTTTAGTATTGCTGAACCCCTGTTCCATCAATTTGTCCACGAGCATGCCCTTGATCCTAAGGCTGAATTTCTGATTCCTGCCGTGGTGGATCATTTCATTCAACAAGGAAAGGGTACGGTGAAGGTGATTCCCACCAATTCGCCCTGGTTTGGCGTTACCTATAAAGAAGATGCCCCGCTGGTGATTGCAGGATTTAAAAAGCTGGTAGATGAAGGTGTGTATCCATCCATGTTATGGAAAAAATAA
- a CDS encoding SelT/SelW/SelH family protein, producing the protein MKHTITIEYCPRCGWMLRAAWMAQEMLTTFQQELRSVTLVPSETGGAYKIWVDDVLIFDRQQNAGFPEIKILKQRVRDHINPQKTLGHADR; encoded by the coding sequence ATGAAGCATACCATAACTATTGAATATTGTCCGCGTTGTGGATGGATGTTACGCGCCGCATGGATGGCTCAGGAGATGCTTACAACCTTTCAGCAAGAGCTCAGGAGTGTAACGCTTGTTCCCAGCGAAACAGGAGGCGCATATAAAATATGGGTGGATGATGTGTTGATCTTTGATCGCCAGCAGAATGCAGGATTTCCTGAAATTAAAATTTTAAAACAGAGGGTGCGTGACCATATCAATCCGCAAAAAACTCTGGGACATGCAGATCGCTGA
- a CDS encoding Nramp family divalent metal transporter, producing the protein MEKTEILHPSLQEVHQSVDTTRANSLWKKVFAFFGPAYLVSVGYMDPGNWATDLAGGSQFGYSLLWVLLMSNLMAILLQTLSARLGIVRGRDLAQANREMYPPIINFILYLLAEVAIAACDLAEVLGMAIGLQLLFQIPLLIGVFITALDTLLILFLQRWKIRRLELFIISLISIIGISLFIELCMAKPHPGEIVRGFIPHLPNETALYIAVGIIGATVMPHNLYLHSALVQTRKIHRDASGIRRALQLNFLDSFIALNLAFLVNAALLVLAAAVFFHSGHTEVAEIQDAYHLLEPLLGNHFAPILFGIALIASGQSSTITGTMAGQIVMEGYLQLRINPMLRRFITRMLAIIPAVLVIALAGEHAVGNLLILSQVILSMQLSFAIIPLIYFVSDRQTMGQFALALPLRILAWLIAFVLAYLNLRMVFEQIVHLITHSGSITGKGFAVAGGLSLIILLLITWLYPIRRKTLIRKGYYLHKPQPAITSMPVQPYQKIALALDFSEKDHAILAHAFAQGNPDTEYLLIHVVESVSARILGKQSYDQESQQDQQQLTAYLQMFQEKNLKAKGILAYHRRGREIARIVNEEHADLLIMGGHGHRGIKDLIYGETVNYVRHHVHIPVLIV; encoded by the coding sequence ATGGAAAAGACTGAAATTTTACATCCATCGTTGCAGGAAGTTCATCAGTCGGTCGACACCACCAGGGCTAATTCATTATGGAAGAAAGTGTTTGCCTTTTTCGGGCCGGCTTATCTGGTCAGTGTGGGATATATGGATCCGGGCAATTGGGCCACAGATCTGGCCGGCGGAAGCCAGTTTGGCTACAGCCTGCTCTGGGTTTTGCTGATGAGCAATTTAATGGCCATATTGTTGCAAACCCTGAGTGCACGACTGGGCATCGTGCGTGGCAGGGACCTGGCGCAGGCCAATCGAGAAATGTATCCTCCGATCATCAATTTTATCCTGTATTTGCTTGCCGAGGTGGCCATTGCTGCCTGCGATTTAGCCGAAGTGCTGGGTATGGCCATAGGACTTCAGCTGCTGTTTCAAATTCCTTTGCTGATCGGTGTGTTCATTACGGCACTGGATACCTTGCTGATCCTATTTCTGCAACGCTGGAAGATTCGCCGTCTGGAACTCTTTATCATCAGTTTAATTTCCATTATTGGTATTTCGTTGTTCATTGAGCTATGCATGGCGAAGCCACACCCTGGAGAAATTGTGCGCGGGTTTATACCTCATCTGCCCAACGAAACTGCTCTTTATATTGCGGTGGGCATCATTGGTGCCACCGTGATGCCGCATAATCTGTATTTGCATTCTGCACTGGTGCAAACCCGCAAAATTCACCGCGATGCGTCAGGTATCCGCAGGGCGTTGCAGTTGAATTTCCTCGACAGCTTCATTGCACTCAACCTGGCTTTCCTGGTCAATGCCGCTCTGCTTGTGCTGGCTGCTGCCGTGTTTTTCCATTCAGGACACACAGAAGTTGCCGAAATACAGGATGCTTATCATTTGCTGGAACCCTTGCTGGGTAATCATTTTGCTCCTATCTTATTTGGCATTGCGTTAATTGCATCCGGACAGAGTTCCACCATCACAGGCACTATGGCCGGACAAATTGTTATGGAAGGGTACCTTCAGTTGCGTATCAATCCCATGCTGCGGCGTTTCATAACCCGAATGCTGGCCATCATCCCGGCCGTGCTTGTCATCGCTCTCGCCGGTGAACATGCAGTTGGCAATCTCCTCATTCTCAGTCAGGTGATATTGAGCATGCAGTTGAGTTTTGCAATCATACCCCTGATTTACTTTGTAAGCGATCGGCAAACCATGGGACAGTTTGCACTTGCTCTTCCGCTCCGCATACTTGCATGGTTGATTGCATTTGTTCTGGCCTATCTCAATCTCAGAATGGTGTTTGAACAGATAGTTCATCTCATCACCCATTCAGGCAGCATCACAGGAAAAGGCTTTGCTGTTGCGGGCGGCTTAAGCCTAATCATATTATTGTTGATTACCTGGCTCTACCCCATTCGTCGTAAAACCCTTATTCGCAAAGGATATTATCTGCATAAACCTCAGCCTGCCATCACATCGATGCCTGTTCAACCTTATCAAAAGATTGCGCTGGCGCTTGATTTCAGTGAAAAAGATCATGCGATTCTGGCCCATGCATTTGCACAGGGGAACCCTGATACCGAATATCTATTGATTCATGTGGTGGAAAGTGTATCAGCACGCATCCTTGGCAAGCAAAGTTATGATCAGGAATCCCAGCAGGATCAGCAACAATTAACAGCTTATCTGCAGATGTTCCAGGAAAAAAATCTGAAAGCAAAAGGCATCCTGGCTTATCATCGCCGGGGCAGAGAAATCGCTCGCATCGTAAATGAAGAACATGCCGACCTGCTCATTATGGGTGGACATGGCCACCGGGGAATTAAAGATTTGATTTATGGTGAAACGGTGAATTACGTGCGCCATCATGTACATATTCCCGTGCTGATTGTATGA
- a CDS encoding aminoglycoside phosphotransferase family protein, producing MEKISLATEIYAAFGLDRNRFVAKRFGHGYINRTYLLESQNGEQYILQKINTQVFTSPELVASNYRLAANFLKQHYPDYLFVAPLRTTDEKEYCIWNGEYWRLLPYIPHTVALDAATAPEQAYEAARQFGRLTRYLLHAPLHQFQIVIPNFHNLTLRYSQLQEAIRNAREERREYAEELIEGFLDYSSIAIHFEEIKTEKAFPDRLIHHDAKMNNVLLDEKTFKGVCVIDLDTLMPGKIISDLGDMVRTYVSPTSEEERDFSKIEIREHYFEALIEGYLDELRDLLTPVEKASLFYAGLFMTYMQGIRFLTDFLNEDIYYPIQYPEQNFYRAKNQLVLLQQLMAKQELLKNIIQKHLHT from the coding sequence ATGGAAAAAATAAGTCTTGCAACTGAAATTTATGCTGCGTTCGGATTAGATCGGAATCGGTTTGTGGCAAAGCGTTTCGGCCACGGATATATTAACCGAACTTATTTGCTGGAATCGCAAAACGGAGAGCAGTATATCCTGCAAAAAATCAATACACAGGTATTCACGTCTCCGGAACTCGTTGCCAGTAATTACAGGCTCGCTGCTAATTTTTTAAAACAACACTATCCCGATTATTTATTTGTGGCACCGTTGCGTACTACAGATGAAAAAGAATATTGCATCTGGAATGGCGAGTACTGGCGACTTCTTCCTTATATTCCTCATACCGTTGCACTGGATGCAGCCACTGCCCCCGAACAGGCTTATGAGGCAGCCCGACAGTTTGGAAGGCTCACCCGCTATTTGCTCCATGCTCCTCTGCATCAATTTCAAATCGTGATTCCCAATTTTCATAACCTTACCTTACGATACAGTCAACTGCAGGAAGCCATCCGCAATGCAAGAGAAGAACGACGGGAATATGCAGAAGAATTAATTGAAGGCTTTCTGGATTATTCTTCTATTGCCATTCATTTTGAAGAAATCAAAACTGAAAAGGCTTTTCCCGATCGCCTGATTCATCACGATGCGAAGATGAACAATGTTTTACTGGATGAAAAAACCTTTAAAGGTGTATGTGTCATTGATCTCGACACCCTGATGCCGGGTAAAATTATTTCTGATCTGGGCGATATGGTGCGTACTTATGTTAGCCCCACGTCGGAAGAAGAACGTGATTTCAGTAAAATTGAAATTCGCGAACATTATTTCGAAGCATTGATTGAAGGATATCTGGATGAATTACGTGATTTACTCACGCCTGTAGAAAAAGCATCACTATTTTATGCCGGTTTATTTATGACCTATATGCAGGGCATTCGTTTTCTCACTGATTTCTTAAATGAAGATATTTATTACCCCATTCAATATCCCGAACAAAATTTTTATCGTGCGAAAAATCAATTGGTATTGCTTCAACAGCTTATGGCAAAGCAGGAACTGTTAAAAAATATCATTCAAAAACATTTGCATACCTGA
- a CDS encoding glycoside hydrolase family 2 TIM barrel-domain containing protein, which produces MKLRPLLLKLRLIHACFLFQALNLFFTARAQQAEPPAFWENEQINAYHREPMHVSYFAYENKTLALRDDPAQSAYFLSLNGNWKFKWVDKPDDRPYGFWKTNYDDHLWQDFPVPATWEVNGYGIPIYTNIRYDFDYLIKPDPPHVPHTYNPVGSYRRWVQIPATWEGKKIFLHFGAVRSAFYVWVNGQWVGYSEDSKLPAEFDITNYVKPGTQNLIAFQVYRWSDGSYVEDQDMWRLAGVHRDVYLFARNPVHVRNVEIIPDLVHQYRDGVLHIRLDFPDNRDLALKRYRAQVELLDSTNRVLLHKTVALADSNVFQHILLELRNPHRWSAETPYLYTVLISLQDEHGHTIEVIPQHTGFRKVEIKHGALYVNGQAVLIKGVNRHEMDPYTGQYISRERMLQDIRIMKENNINAVRTSHYPDDPYWYELCDRYGLYVVDEANLESHGMGFGANSLSKKDAWFLQHFERDSRLIERDINHPSVIVWSMGNEAGMGINFEKCYQWMKQRDPSRPVEYEPASATPYSDIYCPMYPTPDDMVHHVLYDSASNQKPFILVEYAHAMGNTDGNFKDYWDTIRKYYPRMQGGYIWDFVDQAFFKITDRGDTIWAYGGDYGVDMPSDFNFNCNGLVAPDRSLHPQMLEVKHQYQNIHTFPIDLLHGDIAVFNENFFTDLSTVYLNWQLIGDGKVIDSGRVYPIKANPRDTAHIHLPYHLPDTGYHELFLNCYYRTRQAKDLIAADWEIASDQLHIKGSWPLQTGIEPAGSLHVQITSEEIKISGSQVHIAFNRHDGFVHHYEVNGVDILLSPFSLRPNFWRPPTDNDMGAGLQVKLLNWKRASHHQVLLHTDIDTSVEGLVALHMRYALPDVFAQLQLDYAINGNGEMRVHQHLYADTTKDVPMMFKFGMQMILPASFHIMQWYGRGPEENYWDRKDAAFVGLYTSTVDAQFHPYIRPQETGNKTDVRWVKLTDDAGNGIWISGDSVLNIEARHFLDEDLDEGLQKHNRHAGELKPRHLTALSIDLQQTGVGGVNSWGAWPLPQYRLYYRDYDYQFIVRPVISRTSADAVHH; this is translated from the coding sequence ATGAAACTACGGCCTTTGCTATTGAAATTAAGACTTATACATGCATGTTTCTTGTTTCAGGCCCTGAATTTGTTTTTCACTGCCCGGGCACAACAAGCCGAGCCTCCGGCTTTCTGGGAAAACGAGCAAATCAATGCTTATCATCGCGAGCCCATGCACGTTTCTTATTTTGCGTATGAAAATAAAACACTTGCACTGAGGGATGATCCTGCACAATCAGCTTATTTTCTTTCTTTGAACGGCAACTGGAAATTCAAATGGGTGGATAAACCCGACGATCGCCCGTATGGTTTCTGGAAAACAAATTATGATGATCATCTATGGCAGGATTTTCCGGTGCCCGCCACATGGGAAGTGAATGGATATGGGATTCCTATTTATACCAATATTCGATACGATTTTGATTATTTGATAAAACCTGATCCTCCTCATGTGCCGCATACATACAATCCTGTGGGCTCATATCGGCGATGGGTGCAAATTCCCGCTACATGGGAGGGTAAAAAAATTTTTCTGCATTTTGGTGCTGTGCGTTCTGCATTTTACGTCTGGGTGAATGGCCAATGGGTAGGATATAGTGAAGATAGTAAGCTGCCGGCCGAATTTGACATCACCAATTATGTGAAACCCGGAACGCAGAATTTAATTGCTTTTCAGGTGTATCGATGGAGTGATGGAAGTTATGTGGAAGATCAGGATATGTGGAGACTGGCAGGTGTTCATCGGGATGTATATTTGTTTGCACGTAATCCCGTTCATGTTCGAAATGTAGAAATTATTCCCGATCTGGTGCATCAATATCGAGATGGTGTGTTGCATATCAGGCTTGATTTCCCCGATAATCGTGATCTCGCTTTAAAGCGCTATCGTGCACAGGTTGAATTACTGGATAGCACAAATCGCGTCTTGCTTCACAAAACAGTTGCATTGGCCGACAGCAATGTGTTTCAGCATATACTTCTTGAGCTTCGTAATCCACACCGATGGTCGGCCGAAACGCCATATCTATACACCGTGCTCATCAGCTTGCAGGATGAACATGGCCATACCATTGAAGTGATTCCACAGCACACCGGTTTCAGGAAGGTGGAAATCAAGCATGGGGCATTGTATGTGAATGGTCAGGCTGTTCTCATCAAAGGCGTGAATCGTCATGAAATGGATCCATATACCGGGCAGTATATTTCTCGTGAACGGATGTTACAGGATATCCGCATCATGAAAGAGAATAATATCAATGCCGTGCGTACTTCACATTATCCGGATGATCCTTACTGGTATGAACTATGCGATAGGTATGGATTATATGTTGTTGACGAAGCTAACCTGGAAAGCCATGGAATGGGATTTGGAGCAAACTCACTTTCGAAGAAAGACGCCTGGTTTTTACAACATTTCGAGCGTGATTCACGCCTTATTGAACGCGATATCAATCATCCTTCCGTAATTGTCTGGTCAATGGGAAATGAGGCGGGTATGGGCATTAATTTTGAAAAGTGCTATCAATGGATGAAACAGCGTGACCCTTCTCGTCCTGTAGAATATGAACCCGCAAGTGCAACACCTTACTCCGATATCTACTGCCCCATGTATCCCACACCCGACGACATGGTTCATCATGTGTTATATGATTCTGCAAGCAATCAAAAACCATTCATCCTGGTTGAATATGCACATGCCATGGGTAATACGGATGGAAATTTTAAAGACTACTGGGATACCATTCGCAAATATTATCCACGCATGCAGGGCGGCTATATATGGGATTTTGTTGACCAGGCATTCTTTAAAATCACGGATCGAGGTGATACCATCTGGGCTTATGGTGGTGATTATGGTGTGGATATGCCAAGTGATTTTAATTTCAATTGTAATGGGCTTGTTGCACCCGATCGTTCATTGCATCCACAAATGTTAGAAGTAAAGCATCAATATCAGAACATCCATACTTTTCCGATTGATCTTTTGCATGGCGATATTGCTGTTTTCAACGAAAACTTTTTTACGGATCTTTCAACTGTGTACCTGAACTGGCAATTGATTGGTGATGGTAAGGTCATTGATTCGGGTCGTGTATATCCTATTAAAGCAAATCCGCGCGATACGGCGCATATACATTTGCCCTATCATTTGCCCGATACAGGATATCATGAACTGTTTCTCAATTGTTATTACAGAACCAGGCAGGCTAAAGATCTGATTGCCGCCGATTGGGAAATTGCCAGCGATCAGCTTCACATAAAAGGAAGCTGGCCCTTGCAAACCGGTATTGAACCTGCGGGTAGTTTGCATGTACAGATCACATCAGAAGAAATCAAAATATCCGGATCGCAGGTTCATATAGCTTTTAATCGACATGATGGATTCGTGCATCATTACGAAGTCAACGGTGTGGATATATTATTATCACCTTTCTCACTCAGGCCCAATTTCTGGCGTCCACCCACCGATAATGATATGGGTGCTGGTTTACAGGTAAAATTACTCAACTGGAAGCGCGCCAGTCATCATCAGGTGCTTTTACATACAGATATTGATACATCCGTAGAGGGACTGGTGGCGCTACACATGAGATATGCTTTGCCCGATGTGTTTGCGCAACTGCAACTTGATTATGCTATAAATGGCAACGGCGAAATGCGCGTGCACCAGCACCTTTATGCAGATACGACAAAGGATGTTCCCATGATGTTTAAGTTTGGTATGCAAATGATATTACCCGCAAGTTTTCATATCATGCAATGGTATGGCAGAGGTCCGGAGGAAAATTACTGGGATCGGAAAGATGCGGCTTTTGTGGGTTTATATACATCAACGGTGGATGCTCAATTTCATCCCTATATTCGTCCGCAGGAAACCGGTAATAAAACGGATGTACGCTGGGTGAAACTCACGGATGATGCAGGTAATGGAATATGGATTTCGGGTGATTCGGTTTTAAATATTGAAGCCCGTCATTTTCTGGATGAGGATTTAGATGAAGGATTGCAAAAGCATAACCGTCATGCAGGAGAATTGAAACCTAGGCATTTAACAGCGTTGAGTATTGATTTGCAACAAACTGGTGTAGGAGGTGTAAACTCCTGGGGAGCATGGCCACTTCCGCAATACAGGCTTTATTATCGAGATTATGATTATCAATTCATCGTCAGGCCCGTGATTTCCCGTACATCCGCCGATGCCGTTCATCATTAA
- a CDS encoding sialate O-acetylesterase gives MKRIVFLLLGISICRLQSSFAQQLRLPDYFSDNMVLQQHDTVRFWGWADGGQQVWIKAGWLTDTLKTRASSGARWEVKLPTPAAGGPYEITVGNGNQQIIIHNILIGETWLCSGQSNMEFSANWSPITREQEEATGMQFPEMRLFHVYKITSDCKQMELRGRWEICSPQTIADFSAVAYFFGRSLLLHLHTPVGLIESCWGGTPVETWMPDSIFVQHPSLATSAATLPASPWWPVKPGLAFNAMIAPLQFIPIAGVIWYQGETNTHNPQTYAEDLSRMIQSWRNLWQKEFPFYLVQIAPYRYETPDAGALIREAQLQVYRQVPRTGIVITTDITGDTSDIHPKDKQDVGERLALWALAKTYGLNNIVCSGPLYDSMKIEGNRIRIYFDFADDGLMIGGNGKQLTDIYIAGNDQHFLPAQAKIEKNTLVVWNRQIAHPVAVRFGFSNTAMPNLYNRAGLPASPFRTDQWPVWQR, from the coding sequence ATGAAAAGAATCGTCTTTTTATTACTGGGCATAAGTATCTGTCGGTTGCAATCATCATTTGCCCAGCAGCTTCGCCTGCCTGATTATTTTTCAGACAACATGGTATTGCAACAACACGATACCGTTCGATTCTGGGGCTGGGCCGACGGTGGGCAACAGGTATGGATAAAAGCGGGATGGTTAACTGATACATTAAAAACGCGTGCTTCATCGGGTGCTCGCTGGGAAGTGAAATTGCCCACACCGGCTGCGGGCGGGCCTTACGAAATCACCGTTGGTAACGGTAATCAACAAATAATCATTCATAACATCTTAATTGGTGAAACCTGGTTATGCAGCGGGCAATCGAACATGGAATTCAGCGCAAACTGGTCGCCTATTACCAGAGAACAGGAAGAAGCTACAGGAATGCAATTTCCGGAAATGCGTTTGTTTCATGTATATAAAATTACATCTGACTGTAAACAAATGGAGTTGCGTGGCAGATGGGAGATTTGTTCACCTCAGACCATAGCCGATTTCAGTGCGGTAGCTTATTTCTTTGGAAGAAGCCTGCTTTTACATTTACACACTCCGGTTGGATTGATTGAGTCGTGCTGGGGCGGCACACCCGTTGAAACCTGGATGCCCGATAGCATTTTTGTGCAACATCCTTCCCTTGCCACATCGGCAGCAACCCTGCCAGCTTCACCATGGTGGCCTGTGAAGCCCGGCCTTGCTTTTAACGCGATGATTGCTCCGCTGCAATTTATTCCGATTGCGGGTGTTATCTGGTATCAGGGCGAAACCAATACCCATAATCCTCAAACTTATGCAGAAGATTTAAGTCGCATGATCCAAAGCTGGCGCAACCTCTGGCAGAAAGAATTTCCTTTTTACCTCGTACAAATTGCGCCTTACCGATATGAAACACCCGATGCCGGTGCGTTGATCAGAGAAGCCCAACTTCAAGTATATCGTCAGGTGCCGCGCACGGGCATTGTGATTACCACAGATATCACCGGCGATACAAGCGACATACATCCTAAAGATAAACAGGATGTGGGCGAAAGGCTTGCCCTGTGGGCATTAGCAAAAACATATGGATTGAACAACATCGTGTGCTCCGGTCCATTGTACGATTCCATGAAAATAGAAGGAAATCGAATCCGCATTTATTTTGATTTTGCAGATGATGGACTGATGATCGGCGGTAATGGTAAACAGCTCACCGATATTTATATTGCCGGGAACGATCAACACTTCCTGCCGGCTCAGGCAAAAATTGAAAAAAATACACTGGTGGTATGGAATCGTCAGATCGCACATCCGGTGGCCGTACGTTTCGGATTTTCGAATACGGCCATGCCCAACTTATACAATCGAGCCGGATTACCTGCATCTCCTTTTCGCACCGATCAATGGCCTGTTTGGCAGCGATAA